One region of Mus musculus strain C57BL/6J chromosome 15, GRCm38.p6 C57BL/6J genomic DNA includes:
- the Tmbim6 gene encoding bax inhibitor 1: MNIFDRKINFDALLKFSHITPSTQQHLKKVYASFALCMFVAAAGAYVHVVTHFIQAGLLSALGSLALMIWLMATPHSHETEQKRLGLLAGFAFLTGVGLGPALELCIAVNPSILPTAFMGTAMIFTCFSLSALYARRRSYLFLGGILMSAMSLMLLSSLGNLFFGSIWLFQANLYLGLLVMCGFVLFDTQLIIEKAEHGDKDYIWHCVDLFLDFVTLFRKLMLILAFNEKDKKKEKK, encoded by the exons ATGAATATATTTGATCGGAAGATCAACTTTGATGCCCTCTTAAAATTTTCCCACAT AACTCCCTCGACACAGCAGCACCTAAAGAAGGTCTATGCCAGTTTTGCACTATGTATGTTTGTGGCGGCAGCAGGGGCCTATGTCCATGTGGTCACACACTTCATCCag GCTGGCCTACTCTCCGCCCTGGGCTCCTTGGCCTTGATGATTTGGCTGATGGCAACACCTCACAGCCATGAGACCGAGCAAAAGAGACTGGGACTTCTCGCTGGCTTCGCCTTCCTCACAG GAGTCGGCCTGGGACCTGCCCTGGAGCTGTGCATCGCTGTCAACCCCAG CATCCTCCCCACGGCCTTCATGGGCACGGCCATGAtcttcacctgcttcagcctGAGCGCCCTGTATGCCCGGCGCCGGAGCTACCTGTTTTTAGGAG GTATCTTGATGTCAGCCATGAGCCTCATGCTCCTGTCCTCTCTGGGGAACCTTTTCTTTGGCTCCATTTGGCTGTTCCAG GCAAACCTGTACCTGGGACTGCTGGTCATGTGTGGCTTTGTCCTCTTTGATACTCAGCTCATTATTGAGAAGGCTGAACACGGAGATAAGGATTACATCTG GCACTGCGTTGACCTCTTCCTAGATTTCGTTACCCTCTTCAGGAAGCTCATGTTGATCCTGGCCTTCAATGAGAAG gacaagaagaaagaaaagaagtga